Proteins from a single region of Apium graveolens cultivar Ventura chromosome 7, ASM990537v1, whole genome shotgun sequence:
- the LOC141674574 gene encoding uncharacterized protein LOC141674574: MMMRRNIKPNYIRVVEDMGLPKMMQRVVDKEPFGYSHLAYALLLIFLILFTIVAIIGCVFLYTGQEKLHNSTSKAIRYVVDSTNSTREKPEDVSEYIGAVKKIQVNQIYLTTNVQTDIDQKQEKINSSATTLTEKVVDNSDDIHDIIHSWVKNPIAHKALDDILPCVDNITTQETMIKTKEVTTQLVNMVNKIIDNFSNSNSSRSFKPFYFNQYDLLRPILCNLYHPDFMNQTCAPGDVDLRNAIEMAASVNFSYVPIIFDFPH, from the exons ATGATGATGAGGAGAAATATTAAACCAAATTATATCAGAGTTGTTGAAGATATGGGACTTCCGAAGATGATGCAACGAGTTGTGGACAA GGAACCTTTTGGCTATTCACATTTGGCTTATGCTCTCTTACTTATTTTTCTCATACTCTTCACTATTGTCGCAATCATTGGATGTGTCTTCTTGTACACTGGTCAGGAGAAGTTACATAATAGTACATCAAAAGCAATAAGGTATGTTGTAGATTCTACAAATAGCACTAGGGAGAAACCTGAAGATGTATCAGAATATATTGGCGCTGTTAAGAAAATTCAAGTGAATCAAATTTACCTAACAACTAATGTCCAAACTGACATTGACCAGAAACAAGAAAAGATCAACTCTTCAGCTACCACTCTTACTGAAAAAGTAGTGGATAATTCAGATGATATACATGATATCATACACTCG TGGGTTAAGAATCCAATAGCTCATAAAGCATTAGATGATATTCTGCCATGCGTAGACAACATTACTACACAAGAAACCATGATAAAGACCAAGGAGGTCACTACCCAACTTGTCAATATGGTTAACAAGATCATCGATAATTTTTCAAACTCGAATTCCTCCCGCAGTTTTAAGCCATTTTACTTTAACCAATATGACCTGCTGCGGCCAATCCTCTGCAATCTATACCATCCTGACTTTATGAATCAAACTTGTGCTCCTGGTGACGTAGACTTGAGAAATGCAATAGAGATGGCTGCTAGCGTAAACTTCAGTTATGTACCAATAATTTTTGACTTTCCACATTGA